In a single window of the Anaerolineae bacterium genome:
- a CDS encoding phosphoenolpyruvate carboxykinase codes for MREHSGEQRGRVGLETHGITNVNDIYWNLPTPAIYEESIRRREGMAAHMGPLVVRTGHHTGRSPNDKFTVYEPSSADHIWWGKVNRPFDADRFDELHRRMATYLQLKDVFVQDCWAGADSKYRLPIRIITEYAWHSLFCRNMFIQATQEELANHRPEFTVIDCPRFHAISEVDCTNSEAFIIVNFAKKLVLIGGTSYGGEIKKSIFTVMNYLLPFTGVLPMHCSANYGPGGDTALFFGLSGTGKTTLSADSSRTLIGDDEHGWSDTGIFNFEGGCYAKMIRLSPEAEPEIYATTRRFGTILENVTIDTVTRDLDLNDDTLTENTRGAYHISSIPNATLTGRGDHPQNIIFLTADAFGVMPPISKLTPEQTMYHFLLGYTAKVAGTEKGITEPQAAFSTCFGAPFMAQHPSVYAKMLGQKISKHKVDCWLVNTGWSGGPYGVGERMKIAYTRAMINAALNSHLGEVEYVVDPIFGVRVPTSCPNVPDKVLIPRNTWKDCAAYDEQARKLAAMFVENFKEFEDQVSDKVKAAAPNIG; via the coding sequence ATGAGAGAACATTCAGGAGAGCAACGAGGCAGAGTAGGGCTAGAAACCCACGGCATCACCAACGTAAACGACATCTATTGGAACTTACCCACCCCGGCCATATACGAGGAATCTATTCGCCGGCGTGAAGGAATGGCCGCCCACATGGGGCCGTTGGTGGTGCGCACCGGCCACCACACCGGACGTTCGCCCAACGACAAATTTACCGTGTACGAACCTTCCAGCGCCGACCATATCTGGTGGGGCAAGGTCAACCGCCCTTTTGACGCCGACCGTTTTGATGAGCTGCACCGGCGCATGGCCACCTATTTGCAACTCAAAGACGTATTTGTGCAAGATTGTTGGGCTGGTGCCGACTCCAAATACCGGCTGCCGATTCGCATTATCACCGAATACGCCTGGCACAGCCTCTTTTGCCGTAATATGTTCATCCAGGCCACCCAGGAAGAACTGGCTAATCACCGGCCGGAGTTTACGGTGATTGATTGCCCCCGTTTTCACGCCATCAGTGAAGTGGATTGCACCAACTCAGAAGCTTTTATCATTGTCAACTTTGCCAAAAAATTGGTGCTGATTGGCGGCACCAGTTATGGCGGCGAAATCAAAAAGTCAATCTTTACGGTGATGAATTATCTGCTGCCGTTCACGGGCGTGTTGCCCATGCATTGTTCGGCCAATTATGGCCCCGGCGGCGATACCGCCCTTTTTTTTGGCCTCAGCGGCACCGGCAAAACCACCCTTTCCGCCGACTCTTCGCGCACCCTGATTGGCGACGATGAACACGGCTGGAGCGATACCGGCATTTTTAATTTTGAAGGCGGCTGTTACGCCAAAATGATCCGGCTGTCGCCGGAAGCCGAGCCTGAAATCTATGCCACCACCCGCCGCTTTGGCACCATTTTGGAAAACGTGACCATAGATACGGTCACGCGCGATCTTGATCTCAATGACGATACCCTCACCGAAAACACCCGGGGGGCCTACCACATCTCCAGCATCCCTAACGCCACCCTTACCGGCCGGGGCGACCATCCCCAAAACATCATCTTTCTCACCGCCGATGCCTTTGGCGTGATGCCGCCCATTTCCAAACTCACGCCCGAACAAACCATGTACCATTTTCTATTGGGCTACACGGCCAAAGTAGCCGGCACCGAAAAAGGCATCACCGAACCCCAGGCCGCCTTTAGCACCTGTTTTGGTGCGCCCTTTATGGCCCAACACCCCAGCGTATACGCCAAAATGCTCGGCCAAAAGATTTCTAAGCATAAGGTTGATTGCTGGCTGGTCAATACCGGCTGGAGCGGCGGACCCTACGGCGTAGGCGAACGCATGAAAATTGCCTACACCCGGGCCATGATCAATGCCGCGCTCAATAGCCATCTGGGCGAAGTGGAATATGTGGTTGACCCGATCTTTGGAGTGCGCGTGCCCACCTCCTGCCCCAATGTTCCCGACAAAGTCCTTATTCCCCGAAACACCTGGAAAGACTGCGCCGCGTACGACGAGCAAGCCAGAAAACTGGCGGCTATGTTTGTGGAAAACTTCAAAGAATTTGAAGACCAGGTTTCAGACAAAGTCAAGGCCGCCGCGCCCAACATTGGCTAA